The genome window gtaCAAATCATGTTTACGACTTGTCGTCAGTCTGTCGAGGGgagactgacagacagacagacagttagCAAGTGAGTGTTCCATCAGTTTGTCAGTTTAGTTAGCCGCTCTTTCAGTCTGTCAGTTTGTCAGTCAGCTGacaaagtgggcgtggcatgcaGGCAAAACTAATTGTTGTTCGTGTGGCTCGATGGCCGCAACTGTTGCCAACAAATAATGCAGCCAACAACATTTAGCCGGCTTCACATTGACACCGTTTGCAAttagaagagaagaagaaaaagcgGCCCGTTGGCTACTGTGTGTGGGTATAGGTGTGTGTGCGACGCTTGAGGATGCCAATGACGATGCCTCTCTATGCTAATGTTGCATTCTTAATAGCTCAAAAAACCAGTTGCCGGCTCCGTCTCCTGCTCTTGCTCTGGCTTTGGCCGATTGCCGATTGCATTCGGTAGCCGGTGTTCTTCAGTCTAAAAGTTAATTGCCTGATTTTCTGAGCCTCCAAGTCGAAGTCGGCACAGTTTTTACTCACTGACTACTGTGGGCAGAGATCTCGGAGCTGTTAGGCAAATGTGCTAAAAGATTATGCTTTTGGATTAGGCACGCATATAAGTCACTTACCGCAAATGGCGGAGCGGGCCAAGAAAAGAATGTGCTAACTGCATGGGAATATTAAAGAGAAATTTCCCAGGTGACTTGCAAGGGAGAAGACACTTGTTTAAGATGTGAAGAAATAGCAGATAAAGATTGTATCATATAttaaaaaggcaaataaatcGAGTTGCAAAACAGGAAGTATATTGTGCAAGTATAAAGCAgtttaaataatgtatttttagAGATCATAAGAAAACTTCTATAGAATCTTGCGTAGATTATCATTCTATTATTTCAAGCTTAAATTTGCTTACTCTAACAGGAATCAAAGGCAAGCTTAAGTATGTTGCATTCTAATTTAACTCTTAGATGAAAGATGATAATTTAGTAAGacatagtatatattattattattaaagaaaaaatgacAAATAGATAGcttaaatttactatttttatcaCAAGTTAGTTTATTGCACGCATCTAAAAATTCTTTGTAGTAAAGTCAACGACTGGGCGAATAAGAAGAAGCTATAAACATCCCTTCTacgtttaaataaattttaaatttaagttagATCTACAATCAGTTTTCAAAGAATTGGGTTACATAGAATattgtgcaaaattataatctAATTAGGAAAACTTATCACAAAAATTAACGtaaattattctattattttaaaacaagttAATTTGTGGTAAAGTTGGCAGGAATATATGGATCGGAAATATTTAGAATAAATGTGCTACCCATATGTGGAGCTGCTTTCGTTTTACAGCAACCTCTCATTTTCCCATATGTTGActctgtcagtctgtctgtcttccTGTCGGTCTAACGATCGTGCTTCGCGTTGATGGGCTGCATCAGCTTCACATCATTTTGTGATATTTGCCATAATTTTGTTGCgttaaatgaaatatgttaaagCCGGCGAGTTGATGTATTGAGTTGTTTAGCCGCAGGACGCGCAAGCAAACGGGCCAAAAGAACGCGGCCATCAGTCAAGGCAACAAGTCAAGACTTGGTCCACAGCTCTTGCTTCTTGGCTTGGGGTTCTCAGTTCTCGCTGTCTTGCTCGCCTTTGGACTtggagtcgaagtcgaagttgaagttggagttggctGCATAAATAAGTAGGTTGTCTGTCCGTACGTCTGTCTGGCTGCAAGTTGGCCTGCTGGCCTGACATGTGAATTGATATGCCAACGCAACATGGCAGCAGTCGCAAGAGCAGCACTCGATCGACCACAAAACCAACTGGCAACAGTTGCAAGGGGCAACATTCAACTGGTAActcgcaactggcaactggcaattgGCATGGGGCATGATGTTCATGCTTTAGCTTTGCTCATCATTTCTCACAAATAGttcaattaatcaaaatacCTTACACAACTGCGAGTTTAATAACATTATTCACAACgtaacacaacacacacacacttgatatataaattatagatCATGCCAGTCAATCGTCAATAGCTATAATGATTGCTCTTGCActgaaagaaaacaaaagactgCAAATTGCATAAATCAGCACGAGGAATGCAGATCATGATCAACGACTcttgcatatttaattgagGACCACAAAGCTGTCGAGTCCATAACAAATAACTTACTTATAACCATATTCTATTGATGTACAACAGTAGTAATAAAGCTGTTGTAATTCGTTTTCAATTGATTCACAAGGAAGTGACAGCCAGGCAATTGAATTCCCAGggaatttatataaataataaagctaAAGTAGGGAATCTATTAAGTTGGCTGTAAATGCTGATTGAACAActgatattttatatttatttactttaccCGATCTTAACGACTATGTGAAGTAAATTTAAgatgaaaacaatttgtaagATATGAAATTAGACATGTGTTAAATccagtttaatttttttttgcaaacataattatttatttattttttttgcatttataattattgaaaatttactgtattgtatttaaaacaatgtggtatatttggtactatatagtatatattgagtttattactatataaatataccaaatataatttatggtatatttcttgtattttttggtatattcactTCGTATATGTTAAGAATAATACggcaatgttttgcttttattgaaaatgggtagtgggtatctcacagtcatgCAGAATCGACTATATCTCTCTTACTTGTTGTGCTATTCATCGTATTCATTGTGCAATGGCAGCTATTTTGAATTTGGCATAGATCTTTTCTTTATCTTTTCCTATTATCATATTTAGTGCGtagtaattaaattgaattttcatactattatttttttataattttttatctCATGGGCTAAAATAGGCAGCGAAACTCTTACTTTAAGAAGTTTAACTTTGACAGAACTAAATCACaatttgaaaagtttattCAATTATGATGTTTGCCAAGAGTAACATCAGCAACAATATTCCTCAATGTAACAATGTAATCTACTTCTAcatattaacatttttcgATTTCTTTTATAGGCAGCACCACAGACTTGGCACCATCGCTGCTGGGGTTTTATGACACACTGAACTGCAGCTTGGTGGTTGGCAGCGGTGCAGCGAGCAGCAAGACTGAGCACCACACAGTTGCAGCAGGCAATCAAACTAGTGGCGAGTCAACACCTAAGCGCAGCAatagcaactgcagcagcagcagccacacgagcaacaccagcaacacaagcaacaacagcaaccacagcagcgaCAATCACTCGGGCAGCTACACGCTTGACTCGGAGGCAAACTCCCACttggtggcaacaacaacaacaataacaacatcagtaggcacagcaacagcgacatcGCCACCTCAGGTGGTTGCAGGTCTGCGTGATGAGGCTGATGGCGTGCAGCTGAGTCGCTTTGTGCAGCGGCGTCAGGAGCTGGGCAGCAGTCACAGCATCGCCTCAAGTGGCAGCAGCACTGGCAGCTCAAACTCACGGCGTGGCAACAACATACGCGTGCTTTCGCCGAATGTGCAACGCATCATTACACACTCTGATGCGGAGCATGTGAATGCCGTTGATATTGATGCACTGCAACAGCCGCAGCCACATCTATTGCATCCCTTGCAACGCAGTCCGACGCCAGGACGTTATGGCAAGGCCTCAACTGCGCCTACGAAACTAAAGCTATCCCATCTGCCGCTCTCGAAGATCGCGGGCAAGCTGTCGACGCAGTCGGGCAGCGATTTGGTTGCCGCACTCGATGCCAGCAACGAGTACAGTGGCTCACGAAAAACAGCCGCTGTGGATGAGGACAAGACGCCAACCAATAAAGCGGCACCTGGCACTCCATTCCACTTCGAGGGTCAACCGTTTGCCAAACTGAAATTGCCGCGCTACGAATCACAGCAGAGCATCAAACTGATTGAAATGGAGCAACTGGCAGTGACCAGTACACAACTGGCGGCGCCATCAACGCCGCCTCGGCCCAAGGAATTCGTGGTGGCGAGTGAGCCGCTGAGTCCCGAACCCTTTGTGGACACTATCAACTTTGATCTGGTGACACAGCACATGGAGCAGCTAACGCTCTTGGAACTCGAACTGTCCGAGAACGATGCAGTTACCTGCAGTCAGCTGGTGGAGGCCATCAACAAGCCGCTGATTAGCAAGCCACTGGTGCGCAGTGTTTCGGCTCCTCGAGCCACAAGCAACTCGACATCGCCACTTCAGACTTATGCGCGCACCAAGCTCAAGAgtcagagcaacaacaatggcaacaacaacaacaataacaacaacaaagcaagcACCCTGGGCGGTGGCATGCCACTGCGGCTGCCCACAGCCGAGCAGCTCGCTGAGCTGGAGGAAGCCAACAAGTTGTCGGCCGAGAGTCTCGACACATTGACAGACATCAAGCCGAAGTTTGCGGTGCGTCTAAGTGAATTGGCGCGTCTCACGAGTCGTCCGCTGTCATCGTCCTCCATTTGCTCGACATCGTCCAGCTCCAGTTCTGGGTCGGATCAATTGCTGAATGGCAAGCTGACAACCACCTCGTATCTGGCCAGTGTGGAGAGTCTGGCCGAGAGTGAGAATGAGCTGGgcgatcatcatcatcatcatctgcaccatcatcatcatcatacgGCAGCGATGAGCGTGCTGGAACGCGCCTGCCTTGAAATTGTGGACTCGGAGCGGAGTTTCGTCGAGGATCTCGGTCAGGTGATCAAAGGGTAAGTGAATGAGTTGAGGAATAAACTGCATCCTGGTAGTTGACTAATAAATGTTGTTCATAGTTATCTGTTGGACTGGAAGGAGCGAGCCTGTTTACGTCTGGACGAATTGCAAATTCTCTTTGCGAACATTGAAGAGATTTACGAATTCAATTCGAtactgctgcagcagctgatcAACTCGGGCATGGAACCGGCCAAAATAGCCAAATGTTTCATAGATCTACGTGAACGCTTTGATGTGTACACAACCTACTGGTAAGTAAAAGAATACTTCGTTGCAATTCTTCCCCAAGAGAATCGAGAGACAGCAAGTCAGCTTGGCGTGTCTGCCAAAATCTCAGATATGCTGGCCAAGAACGGTTAACGGGCTGACCAAAATGATCTCGATAGCAGCAGCGGGACACGAacatcgacagcgacagcgtcagcgatggcgatggcgtcTTTGGCAGTCCAGGCACGCCATGCTCCATGGCTCCATGttccatttaaaaaaagaaaaggctGACATTTTGGCTgtgccgctgtcgctgtcaaTTTGAAGTCAACTGCGCGCCGCTGATGGTCGCAGTTTGATTTGTCGCCCCAACTGACAGCTGGACATTTATCATGAATGGAGTCAACGTTCAACTTGTGAGCTGGCTCTGAGTCCAAGCCAGATCCTCCTACAAGCGGATTGCTTGCAgttgattttaaattcaaatttcatgtTTGTCTGATGAAGAGCTCAACAgtactttttacttttttcatttttggttgACCATAAATCAGCAGCTTTATAACATAcattgtcttttgtttttgccggTTTCGTTGTGCAGCACAAGCTACCCGGAAGCCATCTCGCTGTTGACCAAACTGCTGCAGGCCAAGCACACGAATTCGCTGCTTGCCTCCACGCAGAAGCTGCTGCAACACCGCCTGCCACTTGGCTCGTATCTGCTGAAACCGGTGCAACGCATACTCAAGTACCATCTGCTCCTGGACGTGAGTAAAAAACTGACCTTATGTCGCCTGCCTAACAACATTTAATGATCCACCTTTGTATATTTAGAGCCTTCGCAAGCATTGCGATGTCAAGGAGGTGGCCGAGGCGTATGCCATAATGCGCCAGGTGGCCCACAATATTGATCAGGTGAAGCGCAAGCAGGAGCAACAGAGTCGCGTTAAGGAGTTATCTGGCATACTGGATGGCTGGATGGGACCAGGTGAGTGTGCCAGTGCCATGAAATTCTGCgaaattacttaaattttaaacactAACAATCTCCACTTGAACAGATCTCAGCGTGCTACGTGAGCTGCGGCACGAGGGTCTGCTGATGGAGCAACACAACAAGCCGCGTCAGGTGTTGCTCTTCGAGACGATGCTCATCATCACCAAGCAGAAGGAAGACGGACGACTGCAGTTCAAGAGCCTCATAACAGTAAGAGCGCCGCAAGTTCTCCCAACTAACTGACAGACAACTAACACTTCTCTTTTCGACTGCAGCAAAAGAACCTGATGCTTAGCGAACATTTGCCAGGCGAACCGACCAGCTTCTATGTTATACCCTTCGATGAGCCGCGCAATCAAATCAAGTTGACGGCCCGAAATCGTGACCAGAAGCGTATCTGGACGCAACACATTAAAGGTGTTATGCTCGAGGAGCTCGACATACCCACGCGGGCCAAGGAACTTGTCTACCAGCTGGGCAACGAGGAAGGTGAGTGTCAGCCACACTAAGCTAAGCGACAAGCTTTTTGCATAGCTTTTCCTACTCTCTacgtatttttaaattttgtctatctgtgtgtgtgcttttgttgttattgttgttgacgttgtttgtttgatttagTTTGTTGGTGACGACGACCAAAATACACATAACACTTTGGCAAAGGACTGAATGAAGTAGTTAGTTATAGTTATGCGGGCATTGCCTGCTCAACATCCCTCATACACTGCAAGAAATCTATATAAAGTTAAAAACTTCTACTATACATACTAATTGAAAGATAAATGTAGAGTATtctattaatatatttctcaaaattaaaaaatgagtATTGAAATAAGttgattaaacaaattatttataactaTTCTGATTTcacgaaaagaaaatatttataatatcatatttttaaaacgataACGTCTAGATTCTTAGCGCAGAGGTTTCTAAGTTTATTCAATCACACCATATCCACATGTTTAAACTTTAGGATAATTGGCTTTTCTCAAAGTTTTCAGCACATTGTGTATGTGACGGTTGTGCTAATAATAGCTTATACAGAAGACAATATTGTTATAAAACTCTTAAATCGCAATGTTTTTAAACTGTGGATAAAGATAAACCCTTGTTGGACAGTGCACTTGCACTTCACATGCTCCAAGTAGAGTCTCAGAGAGTGACATAACCACAAATACCAGAAGCAAAGGGGGAAGGAAACCTTTTGACTGTTTcgttcaattcaatttttatctgtAGCTTTCTGACCAAAAATCGTGCCATATTCGCTTTTGACAACGGACGCGTCGTTGTCTCAGTGGCAAGTTGATTTATGTGCGACAATGTTGTGAATGttgtgcattttaattgttgcttAGCACAACTGTACCTCGGgaattatatttgttgtgtACGTTATGTGTTTTGGGTCGCCATCGAAAAgtatttcattgtttatttaattggttgcggtgtttgttttttacaaTTATGTAACTAACTTAAACTAGTTGtgtaacattttaattggcttTCTGTGTAACAatttgatcttgatttaacTTTCAGtacttatatttattatatattatatatatttgctatatGTTTACCATTGTAGTACTACCAGTGATGCATTCTAAAACTAAACCACCCAAAccaaacaagaaaagaaaactttaattagttttaagGCGTTCCTAAGGCTAAACACCAGAGACTGAACTAAGCGCTACTACTTTTCCTCCTTCCTTCTTCTTACCGCCCCAAAAAgctcaaacaaaacaaaattttatttaaaataataaacgtaaacaaataaataaatcaattaataaatagaCACAATGCtattcaaaaatgttaacaaataatttaaattatataatttagtataacTTAACTGTTATAGTTATCGCATAATGCAATTGTAATCGTAACCGTAATCGTATGTAGTAATTTTTCTGGTATTTGACGGCGCTGGCATAGACTAATTAAGCCTGCAATTTCCGGTCTAGAAGTCTAGTAAGTATCTTGAGTTACCAAATTACCCCGCTACTGTTTTCGCTTTTTGGTTTGTGCTTAAAATTGGCTTACTGCTCCACTGGTTTGTGTCCAGCATGCTCATATATTAATCCATCTATTGACTTTGTGGCAAGTAATGCTATCCTACTAACTAACATCAATCCCATTATGAATGACTCAAGGCACTAGCTTAAGGTGTAACTTTCATAAGGCGTAGTTTGACGTTGACGTGCATCTTTGTAAGGAtctaaatcaaataaataaacacagaGAAAATGTATTTAGAGGAAGGAAGAGCACAAACATAAGTAAAACTTAGTGTGAATATGCCTTTATATTCGTCATATAACCGATACCGAAGGTTAGGTATTTTTGATCAATGCTTCTCCCTGACGAATGAATTGATCCTAATTTCAGGTACTAAGTTGAGAAACTTCGAATTTCGTATTAAACGAGATTAAGAACTTTGTCGTATATTAAGCATAGACGATATCACATCAGTAATTTAGTCAGGTTCATACCGAGATTTGTCCGggttacatttttaattaacacatttgtttatacaattaatataattaagatTTTCAGAAGAAACGTAAGTCAGTCTCGAGTCTTCAAGAGTAAGAATTTAAGAAAACGATCTTATTGCGCGATCAAATTAGGTTGGGTGGTAATAGCATCCTTATAGCATGAATAAGCATTTAAAGATACATAACGCATTTTTTTGGTAGTAGCacgttaaaaataaaaggtTTTGAGACGCTTTATGCTTGTGTTATTGAACTACAACTCCATCAAACTAATCAATGCATGtactaaattaataacaaGTCTGCATAATTGATTGTCAAATGATGACCTTATTGCTCTGGTTACTAGTGCTTAGAATGTTGCTGGTGTTTGTCGACAGTATCGTCCACTCGATCATCCCCAGCATATTGCTTGACGCCTTGTGTCTCCAGCTTTCACTACTAGATGCTAATAATTTAGTTtccttattttatttagatcGCACTCCCGATCGCAGTACTTGGAAGTGGAGTCTGCATTCCAGCAGTAACTCTACGCCCACTTACTTGGAGCGACGAAATGCATGTCGCCGCAGTGAGATACGTCAGCGTAATTCCAAGTTCAAGAGGAAGACAGTGACCAACTCCAGTTCTTTTGACAGCTTTAATGAATCGCTGGAACAGCAGGATCAACCGGTGAAGCCTTCTAAGCCTCTGTCGCGCAACAACAGTCTGGATGATACGGCGCTTCAGAAATTGGCCGCTGCAGTTCGATACCGCAGTGGGAAACGCGACTCGACGGATGCCAAGACGAGTCCTAGCAAGGAGCATTGCAAGTGCTCTGACCAGGAGCACTGTTTGTGCATTCTGCGCGATCAACGCAGCCGCACCAAGTCCCAGAGTCCAGTATTCAGCTACAAGGCCCTCAAGGAGCGCAGCAAGTCAGTCCCACGCATTGGGGAATTTAGCCTGGACGAGCGGCCGGAGGCGGATGACGATAGCGCTGCCTCGTTACGCGGCAGCAAGCCGGATCTGAGCGAACGTAAAACGAAGGGCAAGGGCTTCTTTGAGGTCAAACAGTATAACCACAAGACTATGCCCAAGCGAATTGCAACGCTGAAGAAGCAACGCTGTAGCCGCAAGGAGAGCTGCTCCAAGTTCTATATGGATCTCAGTGAGTTTGATAGCACCGTGCTAAAAATAACCGAGTCTACGGAGGATCTCGAGCTGGCTGAGGAGGCACAAGAGACGTGCGTGTCCGCCTCCGATATTCTCGATATGTCGCAGCGACAGTATTATGAGGAACAAGTAGAGATGGCAACGCTATCGCCGGTAGAGAAATCTAAGCGAGATGCAGAGATTGTGCTGGATCTGTTGAAAAACAACAAGGAATTCGAGCGGAtctacaacaagaacaagcaGCAAAAGATGCGACGCGACAGTAGTCAGGCAATCACGCCGCTGAGTCCACAAAGTCCTGCACAGGAAGGACCTCCATTGCCGCCACGCCCGCCATCACGTTCTCCGCCGCCCCTGGAAGCCGAACAAGAGCAGgctaagcagcagcaacagcgggaGGAGCAGGAAGAACCCATCTATGAGACGCTGCTGCGCAATGTGCATGTGCCCTACAAATTTTCCCCTATATTGGGACGTGCCAAGTctgtgcaatattttaagCCACGCGAGAAACGTCCACCCGCACCGCGTCCCGAATCGGACTATGTGACGCTCGTCTACTCGCCGGAAGGAGTGCTTCAGCTCGTGGGCGAAGATGCAGTGCAGCAGCGTGACAGCACTGGCTCCGAATCAAGCTCGGGATCAACGCTCAAGCGTGACAGCCAATCAACTGTCATTAACCTGAGCTTGGAGTCGACGGGACAAACCGAACGTGACGATGACCCGAATGAGGCGCTCTATGCTCGTCCAATACCAAAGAATTTAATGAAGCGTCTGCTTAGTAATGGCAATCCTGGTTCTGGCAGCAAGCCAACTCTGGAGAATGTCAGCCACTCGGAGATCTCATTGCTGCCACGAGCCCTCAAGTCCATTGATAATCTTAGCATGGCCTTTGGTCGCAGCAATCGTCCGCCGGAGCGACGTGTCTCCGATGTGAGCGAAATGTGTCGCCAGAGCATCTTGCATCGTCAGGGCAGCGAGGCGGTGGGTGAGCGTATGGCCCATGTGGACTATGCGGATCCAAAGACGCTCTTCAGCATTATTGCCAGCTCGGAAGCATCGCTGCAGCGCGACTCCGTCTTCTCGCTGACCTCATCGTCCTGTACATCCAGTGACAGCATGTGCGAACAGCAGCGCAAACGCCCTGCGACCGAGCTGCCCTCGTCCAGCTTTGAGTACGAGCAGCAAGTGGAGGATAGTCTAGAGAATGATTTTCGCGATTCAGCCATTTACAGCGATGACAATAATGAGAAGCGCAGCACTGACTACGAACTGAAGAGACCTCGCAGTCCGCCACCACCGCCCCCCAGTGGTGGGTACCAACATCATCATGGTCCACCGCAAATAGCACCGAAGCCGTCTAAGGCCGCGCTGCAGGAGCTAATTGGTCAGCATCCAGGAACCATCTTATGTCCGCCGCACCTCAGTCAGGCAGCATCTCGCAGTTGGGTCCTTCAGCAGATTGAGAATTTCAACAAGTAGACGGGAAGGGCAAACGTAAATGCTAATTGCTAATTGCCAATTGCCATATACTATTCGTAATTcgttttgtaatttttgtatataaactATGCATAAGTATACACTGTATActatatgtaatataatataatcttgatctagcaaattaaaataagtattaGTATCAAGcatatatatctatgtatgaTATGTACCATTTATccacatatattttaattcgaCTGTTTTGCAACGTTAAGCTTATAGTCACTTAAtagttattataataaaaatccGTCAtggtaaaataatatatatttttttattttgacacTCTTTACTTTGATACTCGTGACCCATTTTgagcaataacaaaacagtacagtattattcttaaaatataccat of Drosophila nasuta strain 15112-1781.00 chromosome 3, ASM2355853v1, whole genome shotgun sequence contains these proteins:
- the LOC132789222 gene encoding uncharacterized protein LOC132789222 isoform X1 — protein: MDIESDSDTWEDFFGSTTDLAPSLLGFYDTLNCSLVVGSGAASSKTEHHTVAAGNQTSGESTPKRSNSNCSSSSHTSNTSNTSNNSNHSSDNHSGSYTLDSEANSHLVATTTTITTSVGTATATSPPQVVAGLRDEADGVQLSRFVQRRQELGSSHSIASSGSSTGSSNSRRGNNIRVLSPNVQRIITHSDAEHVNAVDIDALQQPQPHLLHPLQRSPTPGRYGKASTAPTKLKLSHLPLSKIAGKLSTQSGSDLVAALDASNEYSGSRKTAAVDEDKTPTNKAAPGTPFHFEGQPFAKLKLPRYESQQSIKLIEMEQLAVTSTQLAAPSTPPRPKEFVVASEPLSPEPFVDTINFDLVTQHMEQLTLLELELSENDAVTCSQLVEAINKPLISKPLVRSVSAPRATSNSTSPLQTYARTKLKSQSNNNGNNNNNNNNKASTLGGGMPLRLPTAEQLAELEEANKLSAESLDTLTDIKPKFAVRLSELARLTSRPLSSSSICSTSSSSSSGSDQLLNGKLTTTSYLASVESLAESENELGDHHHHHLHHHHHHTAAMSVLERACLEIVDSERSFVEDLGQVIKGYLLDWKERACLRLDELQILFANIEEIYEFNSILLQQLINSGMEPAKIAKCFIDLRERFDVYTTYCTSYPEAISLLTKLLQAKHTNSLLASTQKLLQHRLPLGSYLLKPVQRILKYHLLLDSLRKHCDVKEVAEAYAIMRQVAHNIDQVKRKQEQQSRVKELSGILDGWMGPDLSVLRELRHEGLLMEQHNKPRQVLLFETMLIITKQKEDGRLQFKSLITQKNLMLSEHLPGEPTSFYVIPFDEPRNQIKLTARNRDQKRIWTQHIKGVMLEELDIPTRAKELVYQLGNEEDRTPDRSTWKWSLHSSSNSTPTYLERRNACRRSEIRQRNSKFKRKTVTNSSSFDSFNESLEQQDQPVKPSKPLSRNNSLDDTALQKLAAAVRYRSGKRDSTDAKTSPSKEHCKCSDQEHCLCILRDQRSRTKSQSPVFSYKALKERSKSVPRIGEFSLDERPEADDDSAASLRGSKPDLSERKTKGKGFFEVKQYNHKTMPKRIATLKKQRCSRKESCSKFYMDLSEFDSTVLKITESTEDLELAEEAQETCVSASDILDMSQRQYYEEQVEMATLSPVEKSKRDAEIVLDLLKNNKEFERIYNKNKQQKMRRDSSQAITPLSPQSPAQEGPPLPPRPPSRSPPPLEAEQEQAKQQQQREEQEEPIYETLLRNVHVPYKFSPILGRAKSVQYFKPREKRPPAPRPESDYVTLVYSPEGVLQLVGEDAVQQRDSTGSESSSGSTLKRDSQSTVINLSLESTGQTERDDDPNEALYARPIPKNLMKRLLSNGNPGSGSKPTLENVSHSEISLLPRALKSIDNLSMAFGRSNRPPERRVSDVSEMCRQSILHRQGSEAVGERMAHVDYADPKTLFSIIASSEASLQRDSVFSLTSSSCTSSDSMCEQQRKRPATELPSSSFEYEQQVEDSLENDFRDSAIYSDDNNEKRSTDYELKRPRSPPPPPPSGGYQHHHGPPQIAPKPSKAALQELIGQHPGTILCPPHLSQAASRSWVLQQIENFNK
- the LOC132789222 gene encoding myosin-M heavy chain isoform X2; this translates as MDIESDSDTWEDFFGSTTDLAPSLLGFYDTLNCSLVVGSGAASSKTEHHTVAAGNQTSGESTPKRSNSNCSSSSHTSNTSNTSNNSNHSSDNHSGSYTLDSEANSHLVATTTTITTSVGTATATSPPQVVAGLRDEADGVQLSRFVQRRQELGSSHSIASSGSSTGSSNSRRGNNIRVLSPNVQRIITHSDAEHVNAVDIDALQQPQPHLLHPLQRSPTPGRYGKASTAPTKLKLSHLPLSKIAGKLSTQSGSDLVAALDASNEYSGSRKTAAVDEDKTPTNKAAPGTPFHFEGQPFAKLKLPRYESQQSIKLIEMEQLAVTSTQLAAPSTPPRPKEFVVASEPLSPEPFVDTINFDLVTQHMEQLTLLELELSENDAVTCSQLVEAINKPLISKPLVRSVSAPRATSNSTSPLQTYARTKLKSQSNNNGNNNNNNNNKASTLGGGMPLRLPTAEQLAELEEANKLSAESLDTLTDIKPKFAVRLSELARLTSRPLSSSSICSTSSSSSSGSDQLLNGKLTTTSYLASVESLAESENELGDHHHHHLHHHHHHTAAMSVLERACLEIVDSERSFVEDLGQVIKGYLLDWKERACLRLDELQILFANIEEIYEFNSILLQQLINSGMEPAKIAKCFIDLRERFDVYTTYCTSYPEAISLLTKLLQAKHTNSLLASTQKLLQHRLPLGSYLLKPVQRILKYHLLLDSLRKHCDVKEVAEAYAIMRQVAHNIDQVKRKQEQQSRVKELSGILDGWMGPDLSVLRELRHEGLLMEQHNKPRQVLLFETMLIITKQKEDGRLQFKSLITQKNLMLSEHLPGEPTSFYVIPFDEPRNQIKLTARNRDQKRIWTQHIKGVMLEELDIPTRAKELVYQLGNEEVLPVMHSKTKPPKPNKKRKL